A DNA window from Vagococcus penaei contains the following coding sequences:
- a CDS encoding helix-turn-helix domain-containing protein, translated as MLIGKKIKNLRIQKGLTQEELGERTDLSKGYISQLERDLSSPSLETFFSILEVLGVSPKEFFDEKKQVQQVVYQENDYTSYAEPDKGYIINWLVPDSNENEMEPILLHFDAHGEYKEFEPSLSDTFAYVLVGQVSVEIGSDKYYASSGETIYYRALKRHQLKNAHDGISRVLIIATNSYL; from the coding sequence AGAATTAGGCGAACGAACAGATTTAAGTAAAGGGTATATTTCGCAGTTAGAGCGTGATTTAAGTTCACCTTCTTTGGAAACGTTCTTCTCAATCTTAGAAGTTTTGGGTGTGTCACCAAAAGAATTTTTTGACGAAAAAAAACAAGTTCAACAAGTCGTTTATCAGGAGAACGACTACACAAGTTACGCAGAACCTGATAAAGGCTACATCATTAATTGGTTAGTACCGGATTCAAATGAAAATGAGATGGAACCTATTTTACTGCATTTTGATGCTCATGGTGAATACAAAGAATTTGAACCATCGCTTTCTGATACGTTTGCTTATGTTTTAGTAGGACAAGTCTCGGTTGAGATTGGCTCCGATAAGTACTATGCTAGTAGTGGTGAGACAATTTATTATCGTGCATTAAAACGACACCAATTAAAAAATGCACACGATGGGATTAGTCGTGTTTTAATTATTGCAACAAACTCTTATTTATAA